One window from the genome of Bacteroidota bacterium encodes:
- a CDS encoding glycosyltransferase family 39 protein encodes MSNPILTGSLVCATVVAVYAVSVYSFTRHKTKTAVGLLMLCGAVLSIYVSSDNYLHEWDERFHALVARNMMETPLTPKLYSNHVLPFDYTDWTSNNIWLHKQPLPLWLMAGSMHITGINEWGVRLPSIIATTFLILFTFRIGQRLKDTRTGYIAALLISLNGLIIETSGGRAATDHYDVLYLFFITLGVWMALRFADTKKTVFNLLTAVAVSAAILTRWLPALIVLPLWLLAVVHSAKFQRREIILQFMLLCTAIAILVLPWQIYSAIYFPDEWKWEQSYNLRHFTEALEGHSGPWYFHFEKMSIAFGDYFLIVLGWFIYKTLRKPRWNNLILLTWLGVPLLFFTLAATRMTGYTLFTAPAAFIIAGEFCSMLIDLSEKRNWKIISPVLLTVFAFFTLRYSNERIKFFDGNTRNPRWVQQLRQINSNNPHPKTIYFNMNRPVETMFYTGCLAYPIVPDADKLKALRALGYRLVINADAETELPLSDVEVINADALRGAVQED; translated from the coding sequence ATGAGTAATCCGATTCTCACAGGTTCGCTGGTTTGTGCTACAGTGGTAGCGGTTTATGCTGTTTCGGTGTATTCATTTACACGTCATAAAACGAAAACAGCAGTAGGCCTGCTCATGCTTTGCGGTGCGGTGCTGAGTATTTATGTGTCGTCGGATAATTACCTGCACGAGTGGGACGAACGCTTTCATGCGTTGGTGGCGCGCAATATGATGGAAACACCGCTTACACCAAAACTGTATTCCAACCATGTATTGCCTTTCGATTATACCGACTGGACATCGAATAATATCTGGCTGCATAAACAACCGCTTCCGCTCTGGCTCATGGCGGGCAGCATGCACATTACAGGAATAAACGAATGGGGAGTCCGGTTACCGTCAATCATTGCTACTACATTTCTGATACTGTTCACTTTTCGTATCGGGCAACGGTTGAAAGACACACGCACCGGCTATATTGCGGCCTTGCTCATTTCGCTTAACGGATTGATTATTGAAACGAGCGGCGGCCGTGCAGCTACCGACCATTACGATGTACTTTATCTGTTTTTTATTACGCTTGGGGTATGGATGGCATTGCGTTTTGCCGATACGAAAAAAACTGTTTTCAATTTACTTACGGCAGTGGCTGTGTCGGCGGCAATTCTTACACGCTGGCTGCCTGCGCTTATTGTATTACCACTCTGGCTGCTTGCCGTGGTGCACTCGGCGAAATTTCAGCGGCGCGAAATAATACTTCAGTTCATGTTACTTTGTACCGCAATTGCAATACTCGTACTGCCGTGGCAAATTTACTCAGCCATTTATTTTCCCGACGAGTGGAAATGGGAACAAAGCTATAATTTACGGCATTTTACAGAGGCGCTTGAAGGCCATAGTGGTCCGTGGTATTTTCACTTCGAGAAAATGTCGATTGCATTTGGCGATTACTTTCTGATTGTGCTAGGCTGGTTTATCTACAAAACACTACGCAAACCACGCTGGAATAATCTTATTCTGCTCACATGGCTTGGGGTACCGCTGCTTTTTTTCACCCTTGCCGCCACACGCATGACCGGTTACACGTTGTTTACGGCTCCGGCCGCTTTTATCATAGCAGGTGAATTTTGCAGCATGCTGATTGATCTCAGCGAAAAAAGAAACTGGAAAATTATTTCGCCGGTGTTGCTGACTGTGTTTGCTTTTTTTACGCTTCGATACAGCAATGAACGCATTAAGTTTTTCGACGGCAACACCCGCAATCCGCGGTGGGTACAGCAGCTTCGGCAAATAAACTCGAACAACCCGCATCCGAAAACCATTTACTTCAATATGAACCGTCCTGTGGAAACGATGTTTTATACGGGGTGTTTGGCTTATCCGATAGTTCCGGATGCGGATAAGCTGAAAGCGTTGCGGGCGTTGGGCTACCGGCTGGTGATTAATGCGGATGCAGAAACGGAATTGCCCTTGTCTGATGTGGAGGTGATCAATGCGGATGCGTTGCGTGGAGCGGTGCAGGAAGATTAA